GTGAATTTGAAAGGCCCGATCGTTCATAACCGGCATACTCTGGTTGCACGCCAGGTGGTGCCGAAGAACGCGGCCACCTTGTCGATCAAACATCCTCTGAGCAACTGAGAGAAGAACACTGAATACCCATGCTCGTTCTCTCCAGAAAGATCAACGAGAGCATCGTTATCGACGGCCGGATCACCATAAACATTTTACGCGTGGAAGGCGAAGTTGTGAAAGTGGGCGTCACCGCACCGAAGGAAATTCATGTGCTGCGCAAAGAAGTTTATGACGAAATCCAGTCGAGCAACCTGCAAGCCGTCGGCGCCTCACGCTCCGCGCTGGAGCGGTTGCTGAGTGGCAAGAAGCCTGCTCTGCAACCCGTCGAGCGCGTCGTGAAGTGAAGTCAAATTCTAGCGGGCCCGATGGCCCACCCAGGTTACGGAAACAGCAATGGAGATAAAAAGTTATGGTCATCAATACAAACA
The genomic region above belongs to Verrucomicrobiota bacterium and contains:
- the csrA gene encoding carbon storage regulator CsrA; protein product: MLVLSRKINESIVIDGRITINILRVEGEVVKVGVTAPKEIHVLRKEVYDEIQSSNLQAVGASRSALERLLSGKKPALQPVERVVK